The genomic DNA GAAGTTCGGCTCGTCCTTCTCGATGATCTCGAACAGCTTGAGCCGGGTGGCTTCGGCCGAGCTGATCTTGCGGCCGGACTCTATTTCGGGCCGCTTGAAGAAAAATCCGTGGAAGAAATGGAAGCCCGCGTTCTTGACCTTTTCGAGCTCCAGGGAATTCTCCACCTTTTTGGCGATCATGCGGGTGGCGCCGGATTTCTTGCCCCGGGCAACGATGGCCTCAAGCTCCGCCAGGCTTTTGCCTTCCACATCGATTATCAGGGTGTCGGCCAGCTCGGCCAGCCGTTCGCAGCCGGGCTTGCCTTCGAAATTGTTGACCGCCAGGCCGTAGCCGTCGAGCATCAGGTCCCCGAGCGCGACGATCAGGGCCTCGTCCGGGGTCTCGGACTCTTCGAGGATGATGACGGTGTTGTTCCAGGGGATGGCGTGGGGGATGCCCCGCATGACGGCTTCGGGGGTGAAGTGGACCAGGAAGCGCGTCTGGCAGTTCTCGGGCGTGTCGCACAGGGGCAGATTGGCCACCAGGCGCATGGTCGCTTCGGAATTGTCGGTAAATTCGGCGTGGTCGGCGTCCGCGCTGTCGCGGAAGAGCATCATGTAGCCCCAGGTTTCGTTCTGGGCGTCGAATATGGGCTGTCGGGCCACGAAGACGGATTCGTATGTCTTCTCGTCGGTCATCTGCGTCCCCTTTGGAAGGAAATCGGATCTTTCATGACGGTTCACAGGGAAACGGCACGGTATATTAGGATAGTTTCTGGCGGGGCATTCGTCAACAACTCCGCATAAAAAGCGGCCGGGCCCAAGGCTCCCCCGTTACAGGAATTCCGCTTTCCTCTTCATCCGTACTGTATTATGTGAGCCAGATACCGAACCGACAAAAAACGCCAGGAGCGAGGTAATTCATGCAGATTGGAAAGGCCATTCGTCTGGAGAGAATTTTCAACCGCAACACCATGCGGACCATCATCGTGCCCATGGACCACGGCGTGACTGTGGGGCCCATCGCCGGGTTGGAGAAAATGCGTGATACCGTCACCAATCTGGTGGCCGGGGGCGCCAACGCCGGGCTGGTGCACAAGGGCCAGGTAAAGCTCGGACACCGGATGCAGGGCCATGATTTCGGCTGCATCGTTCATCTCTCCGGCGGCACCTGCCTGTCGCCGTACCCCAATGTGAAGCGGCTGGTGACCACGGTGGAGGAGGCTATCCGCCTGGGTGCTGACGGCGTCAGCGTGCATGTCAACCTGGGCGACGAGACCGAGGGGCAGATGCTCACTGACCTGGGCCGCGTGTCGGCCTCGGCCGAGGAATGGGGAATGCCGCTGCTGGCCATGATTTACGCGCGCGGCCCGAAAGTTCGGAATGAGTTCGATGCCGACGTGGTGGCCCACTGCGCCCGCGTGGGCTCGGAGCTGGGCGCGGACGTGGTCAAGGTCAACTACACCGGGGACGCCGAAAGCTTCGCCC from Desulfovibrio sp. Fe33 includes the following:
- a CDS encoding EAL and HDOD domain-containing protein is translated as MTDEKTYESVFVARQPIFDAQNETWGYMMLFRDSADADHAEFTDNSEATMRLVANLPLCDTPENCQTRFLVHFTPEAVMRGIPHAIPWNNTVIILEESETPDEALIVALGDLMLDGYGLAVNNFEGKPGCERLAELADTLIIDVEGKSLAELEAIVARGKKSGATRMIAKKVENSLELEKVKNAGFHFFHGFFFKRPEIESGRKISSAEATRLKLFEIIEKDEPNFDALAPAIEADVAISYRLLNFLNSANFSFATKVTSIKQAVVLTGWKPIRNWLRLIILTDLTPSEKTLELAYISAHRAKLFETAALGSGYEEDSDTLFIVGLFSLLDAMLDTAMKEITSHLPVDDEVKATLCGRKTRYTPWLDLAKAIEASDWDEVGTRASALNLLPGTVAVSYQHAFTWADAFFSSKPGAN
- a CDS encoding 2-amino-3,7-dideoxy-D-threo-hept-6-ulosonate synthase, whose product is MQIGKAIRLERIFNRNTMRTIIVPMDHGVTVGPIAGLEKMRDTVTNLVAGGANAGLVHKGQVKLGHRMQGHDFGCIVHLSGGTCLSPYPNVKRLVTTVEEAIRLGADGVSVHVNLGDETEGQMLTDLGRVSASAEEWGMPLLAMIYARGPKVRNEFDADVVAHCARVGSELGADVVKVNYTGDAESFARVVECAGVPVVIAGGAKLDSTRDFLDMVRTSLDAGGSGLSVGRNVFQHRDPTRLVEVLNRIVHENASVDEAIQGYSDIL